One genomic region from Natrinema caseinilyticum encodes:
- a CDS encoding universal stress protein: MVDHIVIPVDGSEESKRAATRGLELATVVDATVDVVHVVEQKSIRLATSADEQKRLRERGESVLEEIAEIAADLGQPVRTELTDGKPGEQICEYAARRDATMIVIGRQGLTGLGKRLLGGVTEYVLHRSEIPVLVVPHGDGATTKATDYSRLLVPTDGSENAEAATNPAVTIAQYCGGAVHALNVVDIQNAGGMFSAGGLETEFIERLEAEGRDAVDAVASEIAETAPDVNVETDVVRTTALDGAAAGISEYVADHGIDLVVMGSHGRSNLERRVLGSVTSTLLRTIDVPILVVARPG, translated from the coding sequence ATGGTCGACCATATCGTGATCCCCGTCGACGGAAGCGAAGAATCCAAGCGGGCCGCAACACGGGGCCTCGAGCTAGCGACCGTCGTCGACGCGACTGTCGACGTGGTACACGTCGTCGAGCAGAAATCGATCCGACTCGCTACGTCGGCCGACGAACAGAAACGACTCCGCGAGCGAGGCGAGTCTGTTCTCGAGGAGATAGCGGAGATCGCGGCGGACCTCGGGCAGCCGGTGCGGACCGAACTGACGGACGGCAAGCCCGGCGAGCAGATTTGCGAGTATGCTGCCCGACGGGACGCGACGATGATCGTCATCGGGAGACAGGGGCTAACGGGGCTCGGAAAGCGACTCCTCGGTGGTGTTACCGAGTACGTGCTTCACCGGAGTGAGATCCCGGTTCTGGTCGTGCCCCACGGCGACGGAGCGACGACGAAGGCGACGGACTACTCCCGCCTCCTCGTTCCGACGGACGGCAGTGAGAACGCCGAGGCCGCAACCAACCCGGCCGTGACGATCGCTCAGTACTGCGGGGGCGCCGTTCACGCGCTGAACGTCGTCGACATACAGAACGCGGGCGGGATGTTCAGCGCGGGCGGCCTCGAAACGGAATTTATCGAGCGCCTCGAAGCGGAGGGACGGGACGCCGTCGATGCGGTCGCGAGTGAGATCGCCGAGACGGCACCGGACGTGAACGTCGAGACCGACGTCGTTCGGACGACGGCACTCGACGGTGCTGCCGCGGGAATCAGCGAGTACGTCGCCGATCACGGCATCGATCTGGTCGTCATGGGTTCTCACGGCCGATCGAACCTCGAGCGCCGCGTTCTCGGCAGCGTGACCTCGACGCTGTTGCGGACGATCGACGTTCCGATACTGGTCGTGGCACGGCCGGGGTAA
- a CDS encoding universal stress protein — translation MYHDILIPTDGRTNTERAIDEAIELAADQDATLHTMYVINSAAIAPGITFADLETIGQQAVEYVRDRAMEAGVDRVEQCVTHGLRGESILRYAAENDVDLIVMGRHRELDHLVRGSVSKQVADEATAQVLVVD, via the coding sequence GTGTACCACGATATCCTCATTCCGACCGACGGGCGAACGAACACCGAGCGAGCGATCGACGAGGCCATCGAACTCGCGGCCGATCAGGACGCGACGCTTCATACGATGTACGTGATCAACTCTGCCGCAATCGCCCCGGGAATTACGTTCGCGGACCTCGAGACGATCGGGCAGCAGGCGGTCGAGTACGTACGCGACCGTGCGATGGAAGCCGGGGTCGACCGCGTCGAGCAGTGCGTGACTCACGGCCTTCGCGGCGAGTCGATCCTGAGATACGCGGCCGAAAACGACGTCGATCTCATCGTCATGGGGCGGCACAGGGAACTGGACCACCTCGTTCGAGGTAGCGTCTCGAAACAGGTTGCCGACGAGGCGACGGCCCAGGTCCTCGTCGTCGACTGA
- a CDS encoding universal stress protein, giving the protein MYETILVPTDGSDPANRAVEHALALADEYDAQIDLLYCVETFRYGEPALSSTEIVLDELEDRGQDLLTDLAERADNYGTEVSTCLCHGRPWEEILARAEDVDADLIVIGYQGQSHTRDQRIGSTAERVVRTADRPVLTA; this is encoded by the coding sequence ATGTACGAGACGATCCTCGTTCCCACCGACGGAAGCGATCCGGCGAACCGTGCCGTCGAACACGCATTGGCCCTCGCAGACGAATACGACGCGCAGATCGATCTCCTCTACTGCGTCGAGACGTTTCGGTACGGCGAACCGGCGCTGAGCAGCACCGAAATCGTTCTCGACGAACTCGAGGACCGCGGTCAGGACCTGTTGACTGACCTGGCCGAGCGCGCCGACAACTACGGAACCGAGGTGTCGACGTGCCTCTGTCACGGTCGCCCCTGGGAGGAAATTCTGGCGCGTGCCGAGGATGTCGACGCGGATCTCATCGTAATCGGGTATCAGGGCCAGAGTCACACCCGCGACCAGAGGATCGGTAGCACCGCCGAACGGGTCGTTCGAACGGCGGATCGGCCGGTTCTGACCGCCTGA
- a CDS encoding MaoC family dehydratase, with the protein MRYYEDIEVGETREFGEYHVTKEEIIEFAERYDPQPFHVDEDAAAESAFGELVASGWHTASICMRMLVDGPIQERASMGARGVDELRWKQPVKPGDTLSIRTEVLDKRVSESDPRRGYVDSRLEGITQDGDVVISWIGLGMIARRSPTEE; encoded by the coding sequence ATGCGCTACTACGAGGATATCGAGGTCGGGGAAACCCGGGAGTTCGGCGAATATCACGTCACGAAAGAGGAGATCATCGAGTTCGCCGAGCGCTACGACCCGCAGCCGTTCCACGTCGACGAGGACGCCGCCGCGGAGTCGGCCTTCGGCGAACTGGTCGCGTCGGGGTGGCACACCGCCTCGATTTGCATGCGGATGCTCGTCGACGGCCCGATACAGGAACGAGCGAGCATGGGCGCCCGCGGGGTCGACGAACTTCGGTGGAAACAACCGGTGAAGCCGGGGGATACGCTCTCTATCCGCACGGAGGTTTTGGACAAGCGAGTCTCGGAAAGCGATCCCCGACGGGGATACGTCGACAGCCGTCTCGAGGGGATCACACAGGACGGCGACGTCGTCATTTCGTGGATCGGACTCGGCATGATCGCGCGTCGCAGTCCAACTGAGGAGTGA
- a CDS encoding MFS transporter, with protein sequence MNALSDPYRRRWIGWGVLVSAFFLVSLHRSSTAVLSEQLMRSFDTTGTSLGLLHSSFFYLYAVFQVPAGLLADRYGSRVIAAAGTILMSVGALVFGLSPTYGLAFVGRLLIGMGASVLFVAALRFCANWFRPDEFATMTGVTFSVGILGGLAATTPLAVAVTTVGWRSAMIGLGAVGLAVAVGITLLSHDSPSAADLPPIENVPNRPNVTSAATLKRYVGAAVREPETWLLGVMLFFMTGIGITIFGLWGIPYLVQTHDISVTEASVYLLLGNVGGMVGPTLFGWLSDRSGKRFGLIVLSTFVFGLTWGVFAAFGTVPLILVGAIFLFSRVLRGGIPLAYTVIKERHPDGASGTVIGLINTMAWIGAAVFPVILGAALDAYWTGETVNGARVYTEFGYRIAFTIATVSGLIAATCAILLSVRTRNERTLESNTDIDRSTG encoded by the coding sequence GTGAACGCGCTCTCGGATCCGTATCGTCGGCGATGGATTGGGTGGGGTGTGCTGGTCTCGGCGTTTTTCCTGGTGAGCCTCCACCGCTCGTCGACCGCGGTCCTGTCGGAACAGTTGATGCGGTCGTTCGACACGACGGGGACGAGTCTCGGCTTATTACACTCGTCGTTTTTCTATCTCTATGCGGTCTTTCAGGTACCGGCCGGTCTGCTCGCGGACCGGTACGGATCGCGCGTGATCGCCGCAGCGGGGACGATACTGATGAGCGTCGGCGCGCTCGTTTTCGGCCTCTCACCGACGTACGGGCTGGCGTTCGTCGGACGGCTGCTGATCGGGATGGGTGCGAGCGTCCTGTTCGTCGCGGCGCTCCGGTTCTGTGCGAACTGGTTCCGTCCGGACGAGTTCGCCACGATGACGGGTGTGACCTTCAGCGTGGGCATACTGGGCGGGTTGGCGGCGACGACGCCGCTGGCAGTGGCCGTCACGACCGTCGGCTGGCGGTCCGCGATGATCGGTCTCGGCGCGGTCGGGCTCGCGGTCGCGGTCGGTATCACCCTGCTCTCGCACGATTCGCCGTCGGCCGCCGACCTGCCACCGATCGAAAACGTCCCGAACCGGCCGAACGTGACATCGGCCGCGACGCTCAAACGGTACGTGGGGGCCGCGGTGCGAGAGCCCGAGACGTGGTTGCTCGGCGTCATGCTCTTTTTCATGACCGGCATCGGGATCACGATATTCGGCCTGTGGGGGATTCCCTATCTCGTCCAGACGCACGACATTTCCGTGACGGAAGCGTCGGTATACCTCCTCCTGGGCAACGTCGGCGGCATGGTCGGCCCGACGCTGTTCGGCTGGCTCTCGGACCGGTCGGGCAAGCGATTCGGCCTCATCGTCCTCTCGACGTTCGTCTTCGGCCTGACCTGGGGCGTCTTCGCCGCGTTCGGTACCGTCCCCCTCATACTCGTCGGCGCGATTTTCCTCTTCTCGCGGGTCCTGCGCGGGGGCATCCCGCTCGCCTACACCGTCATCAAGGAACGCCACCCGGATGGGGCAAGCGGCACCGTCATCGGACTGATCAACACGATGGCCTGGATCGGTGCGGCCGTCTTCCCCGTTATTCTCGGTGCCGCACTCGATGCCTACTGGACCGGTGAAACCGTCAACGGTGCACGAGTCTACACGGAGTTCGGGTACCGGATCGCGTTCACGATCGCGACGGTTTCCGGGCTGATCGCCGCCACCTGTGCGATTCTCCTGTCCGTTCGGACGCGAAACGAACGGACGCTCGAGTCGAACACCGACATCGACCGATCGACGGGGTGA